A window of Leptospira brenneri contains these coding sequences:
- the cysS gene encoding cysteine--tRNA ligase → MSQVPFVFQNSKSGKKEPFLPKDPLNVSIYSCGPTVYNFAHIGNIRSFLFVDVLRRSLLLGGYKLNQAMNITDIDDKIINESIKQKISVEEFTKPWTEAFFKDLDTLHVQKLEHYPKATESIEDMVGLVETLQSNGLVYEKDGNLYFSIQKFDRYGELSKIDVSGMKSGVRYDADEYTKDDVRDFVLWKNQKTEEEKCWHTRIGKGRPGWHLECSAMIRKVYGSGVDIHTGGIDLLFPHHENEAAQSYGAYPKEEFVGTWLHCEHLLVDGEKMSKSKGNFYTLRDILEKGYDPNSIRYHLISAHYRSKLNFSLSKLEESKTAMERIQNTIYRVLETGDLWNILPKTLGNLEFTNSDLLKINLEFINSLADDLNVPKALASVFELVRIVNQFLDTNTNLIGSLFLKESLELFYQINELFAVFSFDKQIQSLDGISEDWVLNQIEARKTAKQNKDFSTADKIRKELEAKGILLTDTKEGITTWKRAQ, encoded by the coding sequence ATGAGCCAAGTTCCTTTCGTATTTCAAAATTCAAAGTCAGGAAAAAAAGAACCTTTTTTACCAAAAGATCCCTTAAATGTGTCCATTTATTCTTGTGGACCAACGGTTTATAATTTTGCTCATATCGGAAATATTCGTTCCTTTTTATTTGTAGATGTCCTTCGCCGTTCTCTTTTGTTAGGTGGATATAAGCTCAACCAAGCGATGAATATCACTGACATTGATGACAAAATTATTAATGAGTCGATCAAACAGAAAATCAGTGTCGAAGAATTTACAAAGCCTTGGACGGAAGCCTTTTTTAAAGATTTGGATACTCTCCATGTTCAGAAATTAGAACATTATCCCAAAGCTACTGAATCGATCGAAGATATGGTTGGGCTTGTGGAAACACTGCAATCCAACGGACTTGTTTATGAAAAAGATGGGAACTTATATTTTTCCATCCAGAAGTTTGACCGTTATGGTGAACTTTCTAAAATTGATGTTTCTGGGATGAAGTCAGGTGTTCGTTATGATGCCGATGAATACACAAAAGATGATGTCAGAGATTTTGTTCTTTGGAAAAATCAAAAAACAGAAGAAGAAAAATGTTGGCATACACGGATTGGAAAAGGGCGTCCTGGTTGGCATTTAGAATGTTCTGCTATGATTCGGAAAGTCTATGGATCTGGTGTTGATATCCATACCGGAGGAATTGATTTACTTTTTCCTCATCATGAAAATGAGGCAGCACAAAGTTATGGAGCCTATCCAAAGGAAGAGTTCGTAGGCACATGGCTTCACTGTGAACATCTTCTTGTCGATGGAGAAAAGATGTCAAAAAGTAAGGGAAATTTTTATACCTTACGTGATATTTTAGAAAAAGGATATGATCCGAATTCCATTCGTTACCATTTGATTTCTGCACATTACAGAAGTAAGTTGAACTTTTCTTTGAGTAAATTGGAAGAATCGAAAACGGCAATGGAACGGATTCAAAACACCATCTACCGAGTTTTAGAAACAGGTGATTTATGGAATATTCTTCCTAAAACACTCGGTAATTTAGAATTTACTAATTCTGATTTGCTAAAAATAAATTTGGAATTTATAAACTCTTTAGCAGATGATTTGAACGTCCCGAAAGCACTGGCTTCCGTTTTTGAATTGGTGCGGATTGTGAACCAGTTTTTGGATACAAATACGAATTTAATTGGTTCTCTGTTTTTGAAAGAATCTCTAGAATTGTTTTATCAAATCAATGAACTTTTTGCAGTTTTTTCCTTTGATAAACAAATCCAATCATTAGATGGAATTTCTGAAGATTGGGTTCTAAACCAAATTGAAGCAAGAAAAACTGCAAAACAAAATAAAGATTTCTCTACTGCCGACAAAATTCGTAAAGAGTTGGAAGCAAAAGGAATCCTTCTCACCGACACAAAGGAAGGAATTACCACATGGAAAAGAGCCCAGTAG
- the folD gene encoding bifunctional methylenetetrahydrofolate dehydrogenase/methenyltetrahydrofolate cyclohydrolase FolD — MKSSILLDGKAISEKIRNRIAETLAKAKSEGKGVPTLATILVGDNPASETYVNMKVKACEKVGMGSRYVRLKEETTTEELLAEIRKLNADPSVNGILLQHPVPHQIDERLCFDEIALEKDVDGVTTISFGKLSMNSEAYYPCTPYGMVLLLQEYGIDVSGKHAVVVGRSPILGKPMAIMLTNLNATVTLCHSKTKNLPELVKQADIIVGAVGKPEFIQADWIKEGAVILDAGYNVGNVGDIEVSKAKDKASYYTPVPGGVGPMTISVLLLQTMYSFLNQFSPKLDSHASNR, encoded by the coding sequence ATGAAATCTAGCATCCTATTAGACGGTAAAGCGATTTCCGAAAAAATCCGAAATCGAATCGCAGAAACACTAGCGAAAGCTAAGTCAGAGGGCAAAGGGGTTCCCACTCTTGCCACCATCCTCGTTGGGGATAACCCGGCATCGGAAACCTATGTCAATATGAAGGTGAAGGCCTGTGAAAAAGTGGGAATGGGGTCACGGTATGTGCGCCTCAAAGAAGAAACAACCACAGAAGAATTGTTAGCTGAAATTCGAAAGCTAAACGCAGATCCATCTGTAAATGGAATCCTTCTGCAACACCCCGTTCCGCATCAAATTGATGAACGTTTGTGTTTTGATGAAATTGCACTAGAAAAAGATGTGGATGGAGTTACCACAATTTCCTTTGGGAAATTATCAATGAATAGTGAAGCCTACTATCCGTGCACTCCGTACGGAATGGTTCTTTTGTTACAAGAGTATGGGATTGATGTTTCTGGAAAACATGCTGTTGTGGTGGGAAGGTCTCCCATTCTTGGAAAACCGATGGCCATTATGCTTACCAACCTGAATGCCACAGTGACTCTCTGTCATTCAAAAACAAAAAATTTACCCGAACTCGTGAAACAAGCAGACATTATTGTTGGTGCTGTTGGTAAACCAGAATTTATCCAAGCAGATTGGATCAAAGAAGGGGCAGTGATTTTAGACGCTGGTTATAATGTTGGAAACGTGGGAGACATCGAAGTCTCTAAAGCTAAGGACAAAGCGTCTTATTACACTCCAGTTCCTGGTGGTGTTGGACCTATGACGATTTCAGTACTTTTACTTCAAACTATGTATAGTTTTTTAAATCAATTTTCACCTAAGTTGGATTCTCATGCCTCAAACCGTTAG
- a CDS encoding acetylxylan esterase, which produces MPQTVSFDECFQTVPKLDPPSDLDSFWKEGISELKKVPIKATYKTVLKGSFIWESLNDVSFQSIDNHLLHGKLAIPRKRGDRPVVVYFHDYLAVPEEIQKGYSDLGVAQLHITLRGHGEEMIQPPVDPNTGKSPIGWTPNYFAHGLDQKEEFYMRKLYLDVIRTIEFLRLTDGIDGDQIILHGKSLGSALSVFGAAYSDRIKGLILETPSFCYIDKDQISLKGNPWIRELTPFLEKRATKKIDYKKELAYFDALNFAKKIKIPALFSCGMEDVISHPKSTFALFNHMNCDKRMQLYPTEGNEAGKDKQPQANLEFVKEIFAL; this is translated from the coding sequence ATGCCTCAAACCGTTAGTTTTGATGAATGTTTTCAAACGGTTCCAAAACTGGATCCACCTTCGGACTTAGATAGTTTTTGGAAGGAAGGAATCTCCGAATTAAAAAAAGTTCCGATCAAAGCCACTTACAAAACTGTTTTGAAAGGATCTTTTATCTGGGAATCACTCAATGATGTTAGTTTTCAAAGTATCGATAATCACCTGTTACATGGTAAGTTGGCGATTCCAAGAAAAAGAGGAGATCGACCGGTTGTTGTATATTTCCATGATTATTTAGCAGTTCCCGAAGAGATCCAAAAAGGATATTCTGATTTGGGTGTGGCTCAGCTTCATATCACTCTTCGGGGTCATGGAGAGGAAATGATCCAACCACCAGTGGATCCAAATACGGGAAAATCTCCTATCGGTTGGACTCCCAATTATTTTGCACATGGGCTTGACCAAAAGGAAGAGTTTTATATGCGAAAACTTTATTTGGATGTGATTCGGACCATCGAGTTCTTACGTTTAACGGATGGAATTGATGGAGACCAAATCATTTTACATGGTAAGTCACTCGGTTCCGCCCTTTCTGTATTTGGTGCGGCTTATTCGGATAGAATTAAAGGTTTGATCTTAGAAACACCTTCGTTCTGTTATATTGATAAAGATCAAATTTCCTTAAAGGGAAATCCATGGATTCGTGAACTCACTCCCTTTTTAGAAAAACGAGCCACTAAGAAAATAGATTATAAAAAAGAACTGGCATATTTTGATGCATTGAACTTCGCCAAAAAAATTAAAATTCCTGCTCTTTTTTCTTGTGGGATGGAAGATGTAATCTCTCATCCAAAGTCTACTTTTGCTTTGTTTAATCATATGAATTGTGATAAACGTATGCAGTTGTATCCAACCGAAGGAAATGAAGCAGGAAAAGACAAACAACCACAAGCAAACTTAGAATTTGTAAAAGAAATTTTTGCCCTATGA
- the rlmB gene encoding 23S rRNA (guanosine(2251)-2'-O)-methyltransferase RlmB, translating to MEKSPVEVLFGKRNFYEFLESLEQMAPERGLKTIREVIVKDSIGNEEKQRIRAYIPNSVKFTTVSIRELDRIASDKNHQGYAIIRTKQKSFLSLGFEQFKQNVEVGEGPVLILDRIQDPGNLGNILRTAECMGVKHVLMSDRDTSPITPVVEKVSAGAVHHLQIYRVANLMHGIEFLKKNEYWVLATDEEGEESIWETLPEASQMAVIMGNEGEGVKRILLEEADYVARIPLFGSVTSLNVVVACGITLDRVQNVPR from the coding sequence ATGGAAAAGAGCCCAGTAGAAGTACTTTTTGGAAAACGTAACTTTTATGAATTTTTAGAGTCTTTGGAGCAGATGGCTCCAGAACGCGGACTGAAAACCATTCGAGAAGTGATTGTTAAGGATTCGATCGGGAATGAAGAAAAACAAAGAATTCGAGCTTATATTCCCAACTCCGTCAAATTCACAACGGTTTCCATCAGAGAGTTGGATCGGATTGCTTCTGACAAAAACCATCAAGGTTACGCAATCATTCGCACCAAACAAAAATCATTTTTATCACTAGGTTTTGAACAATTTAAACAAAATGTAGAAGTTGGTGAAGGTCCTGTTTTGATTTTAGATAGAATCCAAGATCCTGGAAACTTAGGAAATATTTTAAGAACAGCTGAATGTATGGGCGTGAAACATGTGTTAATGTCTGATCGCGATACTTCCCCTATCACTCCTGTTGTGGAAAAAGTATCTGCGGGAGCAGTTCATCATTTACAAATCTATCGTGTAGCTAATTTGATGCACGGGATAGAGTTTCTTAAAAAAAATGAATATTGGGTTCTTGCCACTGATGAAGAGGGGGAAGAATCAATTTGGGAAACATTGCCAGAGGCTTCCCAGATGGCTGTCATTATGGGTAATGAAGGTGAAGGGGTAAAAAGAATTCTTTTAGAAGAAGCGGACTATGTGGCACGAATTCCACTTTTTGGATCTGTGACTTCACTTAATGTTGTAGTTGCTTGCGGAATTACTTTAGACCGGGTGCAAAATGTACCCCGTTAG
- the asnS gene encoding asparagine--tRNA ligase: MIPSLDPSQSHSENSTSTHSLQGWVQGLRGNNHVQFLQLRTNGKIFQVVAEKEFLGEETFKQIKALPQEASLIVFGVAQENAKAPGGQELFLHSFTFVGESEGYPITPKEHGPDFLHNHRHLWLRSKRQLAIQRVRSELSFAIREFFRNDGYTLIDTPILTGSIGESAGTLFSTEYFDLGQAYLAQTGQLYLETAAFAHSKVYCFGPTFRAEKSKTRRHLTEFWMLEAETAFLGQDGNLDLQERFVKAVLRTTIERTREDLKALDRDPTPLLEQLEKTFPRVDYGEAIQILQSAGEEITWGEDINSDREQILTTHFGTAIFIQNFPRAIKAFYMKQNPNDLKTVLSADLIAPDGVGEIIGGSEREESYEKIVERLKEEGLPPEDYSWYLDLRKYGSVPHSGFGMGLERVIAWICGLSHIRECIPFPRMIYRLTP; encoded by the coding sequence ATGATTCCAAGTTTAGATCCATCACAATCCCATTCAGAAAATTCGACTTCCACTCATAGTTTACAAGGCTGGGTCCAGGGACTCCGGGGAAATAACCACGTCCAGTTCCTCCAACTCCGGACCAATGGAAAAATTTTCCAGGTTGTAGCCGAAAAAGAATTCTTGGGAGAAGAAACCTTCAAACAAATCAAAGCTCTGCCACAAGAAGCTTCTTTGATCGTTTTTGGCGTAGCACAGGAAAACGCAAAAGCTCCCGGGGGGCAGGAATTATTCCTACATTCCTTTACCTTTGTCGGTGAGTCAGAAGGTTATCCCATCACCCCGAAAGAACATGGCCCGGATTTTTTACACAACCATAGACATCTCTGGTTACGCTCCAAAAGGCAACTCGCCATCCAAAGGGTGCGTTCGGAATTGTCCTTTGCCATTCGCGAATTCTTTCGAAACGACGGCTACACTCTCATCGACACACCCATCTTGACTGGTTCCATTGGGGAATCCGCCGGAACTCTATTTTCGACAGAATACTTTGACCTAGGCCAGGCCTACCTAGCCCAAACAGGACAGCTCTACCTGGAAACGGCGGCTTTCGCTCATTCCAAAGTGTATTGTTTTGGACCCACGTTTCGAGCGGAAAAGAGTAAAACTAGACGGCACTTAACCGAGTTTTGGATGTTGGAAGCAGAGACTGCCTTTCTCGGACAAGATGGAAATTTAGACTTACAAGAACGATTTGTCAAGGCTGTCCTTCGCACCACCATCGAAAGAACTAGGGAAGACTTAAAAGCCCTAGACCGAGACCCAACGCCACTCCTAGAACAATTGGAGAAAACATTCCCAAGAGTCGATTACGGAGAAGCCATCCAAATTCTGCAATCTGCGGGAGAAGAAATCACATGGGGAGAGGACATCAATTCCGATAGAGAACAAATCCTAACTACCCATTTTGGAACTGCCATTTTTATTCAGAATTTCCCAAGGGCCATCAAAGCTTTCTATATGAAACAAAATCCAAATGATCTCAAAACTGTTCTTTCCGCCGACCTCATTGCTCCGGATGGAGTGGGCGAAATCATTGGTGGATCGGAAAGGGAAGAGTCTTACGAGAAGATTGTGGAACGCCTGAAAGAAGAAGGACTCCCTCCAGAAGACTATTCCTGGTATCTGGACCTTCGTAAATATGGTTCTGTTCCCCATTCTGGATTTGGAATGGGTCTCGAACGAGTGATTGCGTGGATTTGTGGTTTGTCCCATATTCGAGAATGCATTCCTTTTCCTAGAATGATTTACAGGCTTACCCCTTAA